The DNA segment TTATACAGCTCCTCATTTTCCACCAGTGGCATACTTCCACCAATGATATTGATATTATAACCAATGGCGAATTGAGATAATTTATTTTTTATTTCCTCCGTAAGTTCAGCCAGTTTGAACATACTGTCTCTCTCACTAAGATCGTTGAACGGCGCGAGTAGAGGAGTATTAAAGAATTCTGGAAACATAATGAAATCTGCTTTGTAATCAGCCATCACATTCACGAAGAATTCAACCTGTTCAAAGAATGCATCAATATCTTTAAAATGACGCATTTGCCACTGCACAAGACCCAAACGGATTACAGAATCCTGCATCGTATTTGGTTTCTTGCTATAATAAATATTATTCCACTGCAGTAAAACTGCATTTTCTTCTGAGTGGGAATCTTCTGGTAAATAATTTTTTAAAACTCTGACAGGTAGAAAATTATTAGCCAACTGAAAGCTCAATACAGGATCATAAATTTCTTTTTTACGAACTTGCTGAATGTACTGTCGTGGCGTAAGTTCAGCACTGTGAAGATGATAATGCGGAATACGACCACCAACCACAATTGATTTTAAATTTAATTTTTCACACAATTCTTTTCGAGCGTCGTATAATCTGCGAGCTAATCGCAGTTCACGAAATTCTGGATCAACGAAAATTTCAATGCCATACAAAACATTTCCGGTTTCAGAATGAGTATTGAACGTATAATTACCTGTAATTTCTTTGTAGGTATGATCATCGCCGAACAATTCATACTGAACTTTCAATGATAGACATACTGCGGCAATCTTCTCGTCAACAGTAATACAGATTTGTCCGTCCGGAAAAATTTTAATCAGTTTTTGAATACTTTTTTTTGACCAAATACTTTCCGACATGTTAGGATAGGCCTTTAACATCGTTTCCCTAAGTTCTTCGTAATCTGAAATGGTCAAATTTCTAATGTCTATCTGCATAATCTTTTTTTATTTTAATTAAACGGAATTTTACAATACAATTCCTGAAGAATGGTCGTAAGCGCTTCCGGTGGCGGAGGATAATATATTAATTTCATTATTGATTCGCAAGACCCCCATAAAGGCAAAAATCAATGCCTCTTTGAAATTGATCAATTCGTTGCCAGGAAGAACAATTTCTGATGAAGTCTTACTTTTTATAAGTTCCAAAAAGTACGAATTAAAGCTGCCTCCGCCTGTAAACAGAACCTTTTTAAGATCATAATTATTTAAGGTTTTCGCAACTTGATTTGCAGCATGTTCGGTAAAGCTCGCTAGAACATTGATCGGACTTTCCGCTATCAACTGGGGTAATATATTTTCGGAAACCCATTCCATTCCTAAAGATTTTGGTGGACTTTGCTGATAATATTTAAGAGAATCTAATGATTTTATCAATTGATCGTTAACCGTTCCCAATCTCGCAAAGTCACCATTGTCATCAAAATTTTTACCTAATTTTTGGGCAAAATGATTCAATACAATATTTACAGGAGAAATATCAAAAGCAATTCTCTTTCCATCTTTTTTAAAAGATATATTAGAAAATCCCCCAATATTTAAACACGCATCATACTCTGAGAATAGAAGTTCGTCACCAATAGGTACTAATGGTGCACCGTTTCCTTCCAGTAGAACATCTTGACTTCGAAAATCATAAACGGTAGGTAAATTATTAATAATTTTAATTGCACGGCCGTCGCCAATTTGAACGGTGAATCTTTTTTGAGGCTGATGAAATACCGTATGCCCGTGCGAAGCTACTAAATCAATGTTTTCTAAGGCATAACTATGAATGAATTCTTTTACTTTCTCACCCAAATAAAAACCATAATCCGAATGAAGTTCATATAAATCTTCAGCAGTTAAATGAATGGAGTTTCTGAGTCTACTTTCCCAATTATCACTATATGGATAAGTGATTGCATTTAGAATCTGGAATTGCCATTTTCCAGCCTGATCTTTATAGAAAGTTGCGTGACAGATATCAAGTCCATCGAGACTCGTACCAGACATTAAACCTAGAGCGTGAAAAGTCATGAAATAAAGTTTACTTAAATGTAAGAAATTTAGATGTAAACATCTTTAGTAAAAATAAGTTTTACAGAAGTTACCTTCCTTTTTCGGGAATCTTTTGTGCATTGATATCACCAGAATTATTATAGAAAGTATATTCTGAAAAATCGTCCTTAGCGGTCATTCCATTTGCACCAACCAAAGTAGAACCATCTTTATCCGTTACATAAACCGTGTCTTTGGTATACATTACTTTCTTCATCTGATCCCAGTAGACGGATTGCATGGCAAACATTTGGTTTTCGTTACTGATTATTTTGACATTTCCTTTTGCTTCGTAGAACTTCTTTTTGTCGTTGAACTTTGCATATTTTGCACTGATCTTTCCGGGAAGATTTGGTTTCTTTTTATCGTAAAAAAGAATATTGATCCCTTTACGGGCAACAATATACGGCGAATCGATAAATTCGTACTTTTCAATAAGTGGAGCAGTAGCTCGTAATTTGATCATTCCAGAATCGCGCTGTATGATGTTAGCGTTATTGATTACTGTAGACGGAAAGTTGGAATTTCTATTTTTATTGATCTCTGCAAGATCTTCGTCACATGAAATTAAAACAAAAAATATAGCACAACCTAAAAGGCTGGCTATATTTTTTAATATAATTTGCGGAAACAAATTCATTGATTAATCATAAAGCTTTTTATTAAACCACTTATCAGCAAAATTAATTCCGATTTTTAGATTAACAAAATTTTGACGAATTAAATCATTATTTAAAGTTCCTCTTTGCCCTAGTTCTAATCCTAAATCAATCCCACTCATTCTGCTACCACTACGATTCTCAAATGGTAAAGTTACTCCACCTGTAAGAGCAAACTTATTGATATTGGTACCGTTAAAGGCAAGATTACCTTTCTCGTAATATGCTCCATAACGGTAAGTTACGCGCGAGAAGTAGTTTCTAAAATTGTTATAGTTAGGTAAATACCATCCTCCAGCTGCTATTTTATATGAATTATTATTTACAAATGGTTGCCCAAGAAATTGAGTGTTTTCACCTTTCTTATAATCCAATTGTGTTCCAACGAACCATTTAGCATCTTTCCCATAACCTGCACCCAATGAAAATTCCATCGGAATCAAATTTTGATCTTCACTAAAATTCTGTTCAATAATTTTTACGTTATTTTTTTCCTCACCTGGAGTATAAAAATAAGTACTGTTAGTAAAACGAGTCTCCATCTGACCTGTATTACCAAAAGTATAGGTAGCACCTAATGTTAGTTTACGATCTTTATGAACTTTTTTCTGATAAGCCGCTCCAAGGGTAAAATTGAAGGTTTTTATCTTATTTTTCGTTTCATATCCATTAATTAATTCAGCAGTGGAATACGTGAGCTCGTTAATATCATATAAATTTCCGAAGTAGAAATTACTTCTTAATCCTAATCCAAACTCGGGATTCAATTGGTAAGAAAATGCAGCTTGCACGGTACTGATACTGCCATTACCACGGTAAAGGCTAGCTCTACGAATTCCTGTAGAAGAAATTTCCTGCTCAATTATAGAATAATTTTTGGAGCTGTATGGTTGATAACCTAATCCAAATTTCACTTTAGAGGATAGAGGAAAAGCGATAGATATATTAGATAAATAAGAAGAATGCTTAGTAACATTCACATCTCCATAATTGGATTTGTAAAAGTTATTCTCATTACTCCCTTCAAACTTGATCGTCGTTAATTCTAAATTCTTATTAGCAGCAGGATTGCTGAAATTAAAACTATTGTTAAAATCTCCAATATATGCGGTAGATATTCCACCCATGGCATTGATATCAGTTGTATTGTCATACTTCACATCTCCAATTCCAAAAGCAGCATAAGGAGAATTACCAATCGATTGCGCAGTGACAAAAAAGCTAGCCGCTACAAGTGGTAATACAAAAAATCTTTTCATTCTCTATTTTTAAAAATAATGCGCAAATATCCTAAATTTAACTGAACTGTGAAAGTAACTTTGGTTAAAGTTTGTTAAGCAATTGAAGGTTTTTTTTATCGTAAAAATATTATCTTTGAAACATGAACTGGGAACAAATTGTAGGTCATCAAGAACTAAAAAACCTTCTTAAAGAGAGTATTCATAATAATAGGGTAAGTCATGCGCAATTATTTGTGGGTAAAGATGGCTTTGGAACACTTCCACTCGCAATTGCTTTTGCAAAAGAGATTCTTAAAAAAGAGAATGAGAGATCGTCGTCAAAAGTAGATCATCTTAATCATGTTGATCTGCATTTTAGTTTTCCTGTCTTCAAGGTTAATAAAAGTGGACTAAGTGATCAATTTCTACAAGAATTTCGCGAAATGATTCTTGAAAATCCTTACGCAAACACAGAAGACTGGAGTGCAAAGTTAGAATCAGAAAATAAGCAACTCACCATTTACGCAGATGAAGTTGATGAAATTAATTCCAAATTTGCACTAAAAAGTTTCGAAGGTGGTAGTAAAATTCTGATTGTTTGGCAAGCTGATAAAATGAATACAGAAGCTGCCAACAAGTTTCTAAAATTTTTGGAAGAGCCACCAAAAAACACTTATATCATTCTAACCGCAAATACAGCAGATTTAATTCTTCCCACGATTCTTTCCAGAACGCAGTTGGTAGAAGTCCCACGTATCCAAGACGAGGATCTTGCCGCTCTTTTAGAAAAGAGTTATGAAATATCAAAGGAGCAGTCACAAGAAGTTATTTTTCAATCACAGGGAAATTATAATACTGCTCAGAAAATACTTCAATCCGAAAATACAAATCTGGAATTCGAGGAACAATTTGTAATGTGGGTTCGAGAGGCCTTTCAAGTTAAAAAGAAACCGGAATTCCTTAAAAATATCGTTCTCTGGGGCCGAAGAATTGCCACTTGGAACAAAGAAAAGCAAATGAACTTTTTGGAATATTGTAGTGAAATGTTTCGATTAGCGTTACTGCAAAATTATGGCAATCAAAGTTTGGTTTATAAAAAAATAGAATCAAACGGTTTTAAATGGGCCAGTTTTGCCAAGTTTATACACGGAGCGAATATTGAAGCTATTCTGGAAGAAATTTCAAATGCCAATTATCACTTAGAAAGAAACGGAAACACCAAAATTATATGGACAGATTTGGGTATTAAACTTTCCAGATATCTGCATAAATCTGCGTAGAAAACATTGCTGGTAAGCGTTTTTTAAGATCGTTCATTTTAAATTATTAAATCCAATGTTACTTATTACTGTAAATTAACATTTTTCTGAACTTCCAGTATCATTAATTTTTCCTGTTATATTTTAGTTTAACCATTTATAAGATCACCAATATTGAAGGTGATATAAAAGTGATACTTGATCCCAAGCTCTCCTTTTGAAAAAAAAATCAATCAATCGTTTGATTTATATTTCTTTTTAATTTAATTTTGTACCCTCAAAAAAGTCAAAATATGATTTCTAAAGAAGAAAATCTTTTGAGAAGTGCCGAAATTCTTTTTGCAGAAAAAGGTTTTGCGGGAACTTCAACAAGGGAAATTTCAAAAGAAGCCGACGTCAACATATCGATGATCTCTTATTATTTCGGATCAAAAGAAAAATTATACGAGAAAATATTCGAGTTCAGAATGACCGAAAGTCTGAATTTCAGCAAAGATGTTATTGCGAATGAGCATCTGGACGAATGGGAAAAACTGATATTGGTTATTGACCGATACGCGGATCGCGTAAAAACGTTAAAACCATTTTATCTTATTCTACAACGTGAACACCTCGCTAATAGAAACCCTGTTATCTATGATTATTTAAAGCAATCAAAAAAAGGATTTCTGTCCATCTACTCCCAATTGATCGACAAAGGCTTGACACGAAAAATTTTCAGCAAAAAGCCGAGACTGGAATTCGTACACTCTACGGTTTCTGGAACAATTTTCACCGCGTTAAACACCCTTCCTGTCTATAAGGAATTCTTTGAAGGCGATGAAAATTACGAAGATCAGTATTTCGATGAAGTGAAAATTCATATTCAAAATATTTTAAAACACCTATTAGGTTATGAAGAAAACATATAAATCTTTCTTTCTTTTATTTTTTCTGGGTACGCTTAACTCCCTATATGGTCAGGCTGCAAAGCAAGTCACCTTAGAAGAAGCCATTAACATGGGAATTCAGAACTCCAAAAATTTAGCGATTGATAAAGCAAAAATTCAAGAGGCGACTGCCAATTATGTCGAAGCGAAAAATAACAGATTACCAAGTCTAAAAATTTCCGCTAGTGCTTTGGCACTTGCAAATGCGAATGTAAATTTAAAAATAACAACACCAGCGGGGTCAGGAGGAAGTACACCAAAAGCAAATTCAGCTTTTTATGGAAATGTCTCTGCCTCACTTCCTATCTTTACCGGCGGTAGAATAAAATATGGAATTCAGTCTGCTGATTATTTAATTATTGCTGCCAAATTAAGTACAGAAAATGACCAGCTTGCAATTGGTTACAACATTGCTCAGGCTTATAATAATTTATTTAAAAGTAGCCAGCAAGTAAAAGTTTTAAAGGAAAACCTTTTATCATCGCAGAAAAGAGATTTGTCCTTTCAAAAATTAGAAGCTAATGGCATCATTGCTAGAAATGATAAGTTAAAAGCGAATTTGCAGACCTCAAATATTGAATTGCAACTCCTGGATGCATCTAATAATTATAATATTGCAAATATTAATATGGATTTAATGCTGGGTTTACCTGAAAGCACTATTCTAGAAATTGATCCTAATTACATTTCGGAACTCACAGAAAATCACGAAGTTTCTTACTATGTAAACAAAGCTTTCCAGCTTCGAACAGATTTACAGTCAATTGATTATCAACAGAAAGCTTCTGAACTAGGAATAAAGGTAGCGAAAACGGAGAATTTACCCACTATTGCTTTAACGGGAGGTTATATCGCAGCGGAAATCCCAAATGTTTTAACGATCACTAATGCAGCTAATATTGGAATAGGAGTTCAGTATAATATCGATAATCTTTGGAAGAAGAACTCGAGCTTGATGCGGGCGGAGGCAACTAATAAGAAGATTTCTGCTACACGTGAATTGTTAAATGATCAAATCAAACTGGAAGTAAACAGAGATTATCAAACCTCAGAGTTTGCAAAAAAGAAAATCTCTGTTTATGAAAAAGCAGCAGATCAGGCGAATGAAAATTTTCGCGTAACTACTAATAAATACAATAATGGTTTAGCAACTATTACCGAATTATTAGATGCAGATGCTGCGCAGATTATAGCAAACCTAAATGTTGTAAATGCAAAAGCCGATGGAGCACTTGCTTACAGAAAACTGTTGCAAAGCTCTGGGATTATGACGACAAACTAAAACTAAAATATCATTAAAAGAAATTGTAAAACAATGGATAACATAACTGAACAACCGGAACTTTTCCCTGAAACTAAAAAGAAAAAATCACTCGTATTCCCAATTATACTAACTGCAGTATTAATTATCGGAGGATATTTTGGATATCGTATGTACTCGTTTGGTTTAACTCATGAAGAAACAGATGATGCACAAATTGCTTCCAATATGAGTCCTGTAATTTCTAAAATTTCAGGATATGTTGCAGAGGTAAAAGTTACTGATAATCAATTTGTAAAAAAAGGAGATACCTTAATCATTCTTGATAATCGTGATCAAAAAATGCTTTTGCAGCAAGCGGTTGCCGCATTAGGAACTGCAAAAAGTAATGTGCAGACCTCAATTGCTTCTACCAAAGCAGCATCACAAAACATAAATTCTACCAATGCTGCTATTGCCACAGCAAACGCTCAAATTGAAGCTGCGAAAGTAAATGTCTGGAGAACCAGTCAGGATCTTAAGAGGTATACAAACCTTGTTAAAGATCATACGATTACACAACAGCAATATGAGACAGCTTTAGCAGCTAAACAAACGGCAGACCGACAGTTGCAGGTTTTGGTGGATCAAAGAAATCAAGCTTCGCAACAAACTGGTATTGTAAATTCTCAAACAGAGGCAAGCTCCCAACAGATTGGAGTGGCTAATTCAATGGTTAAGCAGCGCGAAGTTGATGTTGAAAATGCAAAATTGAATCTTTCATATACCGTAATTCTTGCCCCTGAAGATGGCAATGTATCTAAAATATCACAACAGAAAGGACAGTTTGTTCAAGCCGGCGCTCAACTGTTTAGTTTAGTTCGTGACAATCAAAAATGGGTAATTGCAAATTTTAAGGAAACTCAGCTTTCCAAAATGGTCGAGGGCCAAATGGTTGATATTAAAATTGATGCGTTTCCAAGCGAAGAATTCGAAGGTAAAGTAACTTCTTTTTCACCAGCAACTGGGTCTACTTTTTCTATTCTTCCACCAGACAATGCAAGTGGAAACTTCGTAAAAGTAGTGCAGAGACTTCCGGTTAGAATTGACTTCACAAAGATTAAACCTGAAATTGCTAAGAAACTTCGTGCAGGATTGAACGTAAAAGTAACTGTAAATCTAAAATAGAAAAATTCATCTTTCTTTGAATTATTCCTGTCAATCTTTAATATAGAATCATAAAATGGAAGAAGATTCCTTAGTTGAATACGGTGCAAGACGCGTAATAATAACTATTACTGCCATTCTGTGTGCTTTGCTGGAAATTGTAGATTCTACAATTGTAAACGTTGCTTTGAATGATATGAAGGGAAACCTCGGAGCAACACTTTCAGAAGTCGGTTGGGTAATTACTGCATATGCTATTGGTAATGTAATTATTGTTCCGATGACTAGTTGGTTATCACAACAATTCGGACGGAGAAACTACTTTGCAGCCTCCATCGTTATTTTTACTGTATTTTCTTTTTTGTGTGGTAATGCAACGAATATCTGGGAACTAGTATTTTTTCGATTAATGCAAGGAATAGGTGGAGGAGCGCTATTGGTGACTTCGCAAACGATTATTACTGAATCTTATCCGCTGGCCAAAAGAAGTATGGCTCAGGCAATTTATGGTTTGGGCGTAATTATCGGTCCAACGTTAGGGCCGCCACTGGGCGGGTACATCGTCGATAATTTCAGCTGGCCTTATATTTTTTATATCAATATTCCAATTGGAATTGCAGCAACTCTAATGACCTTACAGTTTGTGAAAAGTCCAAAATTTGCAGATAAACGGAAAGCGAGAGATGTTGATTGGTATGGTATCTTTTTGCTTGCGGCATTTGTAGGCTCCTTACAATATATTCTTGAGAAAGGACATGAAGACGATTGGTTTGACAGCCCTGCTATTATTTATCTAAGTATTGTTGCAGTAATTGGCTTTATTCTGTTCCTCTGGAGAGAACTCAGTTATAAATATCCGGTCGTAGAATTACGGGTTTTAAAGAATGGAAATTTGCGCTTGGGTACAATTATGTCATTTGTCCTGGGATTTGGCTTGTACGGCTCTACTTTTATTGTCCCTCTTTATACTCAAAGTATTCTAGGGTGGACGGCCTTTGAGTCAGGAGCATTAATGATTCCTGCCGCTGTTACAACTGCAGTAATGATGCCTATCATAGGAAAGTTATTAACACGGGGTGCGAAACAGCAAATTCTTATAGCTCTAGGATTATTAATTTTCTTTATCTACAGTTTTTGGGGTTATAAAATTATTTCGCCTGACACTGGTAAACCTGATTTTTTCTGGATGTTAATTGTTAGGGGAGCGGGCTTGGGATTATTATTTATTCCAATTACCTCATTGGCTTTGAGTACGCTAAAAGGTCAAGAAATTGGTCAGGGGGCTGCATTTAGTGGGATGATGAGACAACTTGGAGGATCATTCGGAATCGCAGCGATCACAACTTTTATTTCTAATCAAACTTCATTGCACCGCGCTGCTTTAGTAAGTCATCTTGATGGAAACAGTTTAGACGTTCAACAACGAGTAAGTGGATTAACGGCGGCATTTCAGGCGAAGGGTTTTACACCGGATACTGCTTTGGCCTCCGCGTATAAACTTTTAGATCTGTCCGTATTGAAACAGGCAACAGTATTATCTTATATGGATGTTTTTCTCTATTTAGGATTTCTGTTCCTCGTTTGTATTCCTTTCGTTCTTTTAGTAAAAGAAAAGAAGAATAAGGTACCTATTAATTTAGGAGATATGCATTAACAAATTCATAAGTATTTTTCATAAAAAAGTCGGTAGAGAAAACTCTACCGACTTGACCGAAGTCATTTTGTAAAAATAAAAGAAATTATTTTTTAATTACTTTATGACTGGTTGTTTTTCCATCTTTTGTAATTTTAATAATGTACAAACCTGCAGTCAATTTTTGAACGTCGATTGATTTCTCATTGTTCTCACCGCTCATGACCATTTGTCCGCTTTCAGAATACATCTGGTAAGAATAACTTCCTTCTGCGGAAACATTTAAAATATCTTTTACAGGATTAGGGTAGATGCCGATTGCACTATTAACATTTGCATCAACCAAATTTGCTGTACCTGCAGCTTTAATATTAATGGTATAATCTTCAACCTGTCCATAAGAGAAGTTTTCGCACGCACTTGGTATTCCATTATATTTCATTGAAACTCTCATTCTCGTATTTCCGGTAAGAGCATTCGTAGGAATTACGATTGTTCCTGAAGCTGTAGTTGATTTGGAAGCAGCTTTAGTGAAAACTGTTTCACCTGAATCTGAAAAATCACCATCTTGATTATAATCGATGAAAACAGCGTAACCTTCATTATATGAAGCAGATGTCCATGAAGGAGTAATGGTAATGGTGTAAGAACTTCCTTTATTCACATTGGTAGATAGCGACGTAAAGTTTTCGTACCCTGCACTTCCTGTGGAAGAATTGCTGATTGTTCCAAAAGCAACCTTTTTGATCTTTTCATCTGCGCTTGAATTCCCTTTCGATGCGCAATAAGAGGCTGGTGGAGTGGTAGATGTACCTGCAGTAACTGATACTACATTACTTGAAGCTGAAGCATTTCCCGCAGCATCTTTAGCTTTTACAGAAAAAGTATAAGTCGAATTAGCGGTTAAACCAGTAATTGGGACCGTAGTTGATGCTGTATTTCCTAGTAAAGTAGAACCAGAATAAACGTCATAACCGGTTACGCCTACATTATCAGTAGAAGCAGTCCAGCTTAAAGTGGTAGCAGTTGCAGTTGTTCCACTTGCTGTAAGATTCATTGGAGTAGAAGGAGCGGTAGTATCAGTACCATTCCCTGGTCCAGAAGAGTATGGGCTTCCCAAACCTACGGCATATAAAGCATTTTGGGTAGCAATTGCTTCAGTTGAATCAGCTCCATATAGATCTTTCGCAGATTGAATTGCGTACGTCAATACGTTAGCATAAGTAGAATTTGAAGAAAGGTAAGAAGTCTCCATTCTGTAAATAATTTTTGCTGATTTTGCAAAACCTATTCCTGTAACCGAATACGAATTCCCTTTGTCATTCGTTCCAGATTTTCCTTGTGTTAAAATATAGAAAAAGTGATTCAGAACTCCACTGTTGGAGTGAACTCCACACTGATCATTGTTCTGGCTTGGCGAACAACTGCTGGAAGCAGCTTTCCAGTTCGTTCCCAGATAGGTATCTGGTTGTGCACTTAAACCTGTTTTTGGAGCACTCATCGATCTTAAATAATAAGGCGATACTTTTGTAATATCTTCACCTATCAAAAAATTATCCTTCGTAGGTGCATAAGCATTTTCTACTACAGCTGCCCAAATATCAGAAAGTCCCTCATTAAGAGCTCCTGATTCTCTGGCATAAACCAAATTGGCAGAATATTCACAAATACCGTGTCCTAACTCATGAGCAGTAACATCTAAAGAAGTTAAAGGTGCGAAAGTAGAAGCACCGTCCCCATAAACCATTTCAGAACCAGACCAATATGCATTTTCATAATTTGAACTGTAATGAACATAACTTTTTAAAGCGGCTCCGTTGTTATTAT comes from the Chryseobacterium sp. SNU WT5 genome and includes:
- a CDS encoding M4 family metallopeptidase encodes the protein MKKNVFSAGLIMLLIAGQVSAQEFVSKKNITSNGRIDLITFNAGLSAKSANMNDILKQSLDLDSRSTLERIKTNLDPVSSFVDEKFQLYYDGIKVQYVVYTLHSQDGRMQSLSGDIFPIADVTTQPSLKPESALSSALKHTNAQKYMWDDAEYAKENSYNKPKGELVLLPIEQNDGSFKLLLAYKFDIYAAQPLSREYVYVDALDGKVLMTDAIIKHANNFYGDISGSHKEHSTAKIDVQEAKLALVSGTAATRYSGSQTIATTLVGNNYTLRDTSRGGGVFTYNLKKGTSLKSTDFTDANNNWTAAEFNNAALDNAALDAHWGVSVTYDYFKNTFNRNSYNNNGAALKSYVHYSSNYENAYWSGSEMVYGDGASTFAPLTSLDVTAHELGHGICEYSANLVYARESGALNEGLSDIWAAVVENAYAPTKDNFLIGEDITKVSPYYLRSMSAPKTGLSAQPDTYLGTNWKAASSSCSPSQNNDQCGVHSNSGVLNHFFYILTQGKSGTNDKGNSYSVTGIGFAKSAKIIYRMETSYLSSNSTYANVLTYAIQSAKDLYGADSTEAIATQNALYAVGLGSPYSSGPGNGTDTTAPSTPMNLTASGTTATATTLSWTASTDNVGVTGYDVYSGSTLLGNTASTTVPITGLTANSTYTFSVKAKDAAGNASASSNVVSVTAGTSTTPPASYCASKGNSSADEKIKKVAFGTISNSSTGSAGYENFTSLSTNVNKGSSYTITITPSWTSASYNEGYAVFIDYNQDGDFSDSGETVFTKAASKSTTASGTIVIPTNALTGNTRMRVSMKYNGIPSACENFSYGQVEDYTINIKAAGTANLVDANVNSAIGIYPNPVKDILNVSAEGSYSYQMYSESGQMVMSGENNEKSIDVQKLTAGLYIIKITKDGKTTSHKVIKK